One stretch of Nicotiana tabacum cultivar K326 chromosome 18, ASM71507v2, whole genome shotgun sequence DNA includes these proteins:
- the LOC107782790 gene encoding 12-oxophytodienoate reductase 3-like (The RefSeq protein has 10 substitutions compared to this genomic sequence) produces MANQDGNNSSLFSPYKMGKFNLSHRVVLAPMTRCRALNSIPQPALAEYYAQRATDGGFLITEGTMISPTSAGFPHVPGIFTQEQEEAWKKIVDVVHSKGAVIFCQLWHVGRASHEVYQPDGGAPISSTEKPISKRWRILMPDGTHAIYPKPRALGINEISQVVEDYRKAALNAIEAGFDGIEIHGAHGYLIDQFLKDGINDRTDEYGGSLGNRCKFIMQVVEAVVTAIGADRVGVRMSPAIDHLDAMDSNPLSLGLAVVERVNKLQLHFGSKLAYLHVTQPRYVAYGQTEAGRVGSEEEEARLMRTLRNAYQGTFICSGGYTQELGIEAVAQGDADLVSYGRLFISNPDLVMRFKLNAPLTKYNRKTFYTQDPIVGSTDYPFLQGNGSNVPLSRL; encoded by the exons ATGGCTAATCAAGATGGAAATAACTCAAGCTTATTCTCTCCTTACAAAATGGGAAAGTTCAATCTTTCTCACAG GGTAGTATTGGCTCCAATGACAAGGTGTAGAGCACTGAATAGTATTCCACAGCCAGCGCTGGCAGAGTATTATGCGCAGAGAGCAACCGACGGTGGATTTCTCATCACTGAAGGCACTATGATTTCTCCAACTTCAGCTGG GTTTCCACATGTGCCAGGGATTTTCACACAGGAGCAAGAAGAGGCATGGAAAAAAATTGTTGATGTAGTACATTCAAAAGGTGCTGTAATTTTTTGTCAGTTGTGGCATGTTGGTCGCGCATCTCATGAAG TGTATCAACCTGATGGAGGTGCACCAATATCTTCAACTGAGAAGCCAATATCAAAGAGATGGAGAATACTAATGCCAGATGGAACTCATGCTATTTATCCAAAACCAAGAGCTCTAGGAATCAATGAAATCTCACAAGTAGTTGAAGATTATCGCAAGGCAGCCTTAAATGCTATTGAAGCAG GTTTTGATGGTATCGAAATCCATGGAGCTCACGGTTACTTGATTGACCAATTCTTGAAAGATGGGATCAACGACCGGACAGATGAATATGGTGGATCGCTAGGCAACCGTTGCAAATTCATAATGCAGGTGGTTGAAGCAGTCGTTACAGCAATAGGTGCTGATCGCGTAGGTGTAAGGATGTCACCAGCAATAGATCATCTCGACGCCATGGACTCAAATCCACTCAGCCTAGGCTTAGCAGTTGTTGAAAGACTAAACAAACTCCAACTTCAATTTGGTTCCAAACTTGCCTATCTTCATGTGACTCAGCCACGATACGTTGCCTATGGGCAAACTGAAGCAGGTAGGCTTGGAAGTGAAGAGGAGGAAGCGCGTCTAATGAGGACACTGAGAGACGCGTATCAGGGGACGTTTATTTGTAGTGGCGGATATACTCGGGAGCTAGGAATCGAGGCTGTGGCACAGGGTGACGCTGATCTCGTGTCATATGGTCGCCTTTTCATTTCTAATCCTGATTTGGTTATGAGGCTCAAGCTTAATGCACCTCTAACTAAGTATAATAGGAAGACATTCTATACTCAAGATCCAATTGTAGGGTACACAGATTACCCTTTTCTTCAAGGGAATGGAAACAGCGTACCCTCGTCGCGTCTGTGA